CCTCAACGAAGGCCCTCTCCTCTTCACTTGGCCTGGTTCTCTGAAGGACTTCGCTGATGACCGCTTCGATGTCCATAGTTCTCACTCCGAGAGCTCGAATCTCGCAACCGTCTCGTAAATCGGTCCCCTGGGGGTTAGCGTGCTCTTTTTCAGCTCTATGGCATTGACCTCGAACTCACCGAAGTCCTCGTTGGCGAGGTCTTTTAACGCCATGGCCAACTCAACCTTATCCCCCACGAACTTAACCCTGCCGATGGTGATGTGCGCCACGAAGTCCTTGTCCTTTTTGAAGCCCAAGCGACGCATCTCCCTTTCCACATCAGCTGCTATAGCTCTAATCCCCTCGTCGTTCTCTATCCCGGCCCATATCACTCTCACGTAGTTCGGGTTCGGGAAGACGCCTATCCCCTTAACGCGAACGCGGT
Above is a genomic segment from Thermococcus sp. containing:
- the thpR gene encoding RNA 2',3'-cyclic phosphodiesterase, with protein sequence MRAFIAIDVSDEVRDNLLKAQERIGNKSAKIKFVERENFHVTLKFLGEIDEALAEEVKKALEEIAKRHKKHRVRVKGIGVFPNPNYVRVIWAGIENDEGIRAIAADVEREMRRLGFKKDKDFVAHITIGRVKFVGDKVELAMALKDLANEDFGEFEVNAIELKKSTLTPRGPIYETVARFELSE